In the Gallaecimonas xiamenensis 3-C-1 genome, one interval contains:
- a CDS encoding aminotransferase class V-fold PLP-dependent enzyme — protein MFEPNAFRDLFPALAQPGAPLYLDNGASTQTASPVLDAMDQYYRQYRANVHRGSHPWATRATDALEASRDAVAALIGAPRREAVIFTSGTTAAINLVAWGLIDHFGPGDLILVSAMEHHANLVPWQLLARRTGARIEPIPLDGKGALDMAAYDRLLAQKPKLVACCHVSNTLGLINPVVQICAKARAAGALSLIDGAQAVAHLKVDIRALGCDFYAFSGHKMFGPTGVGVLTGRLESLGELLPFMGGGEMIDRVSFDTVTFNALPHRLEAGTGPISEIIGLGAAAELLTGLDASAHEAALTQRLLAGLAKLPVQVLGNGPRVSLVSITVPGVHHSDLAHYLAGNNIAVRAGHHCTQPLHGLLGIAGSLRIALAPYNTAAEVDACLAALGDGIDLFLELP, from the coding sequence ATGTTCGAACCTAACGCCTTTCGTGATCTGTTCCCGGCCCTGGCCCAGCCAGGGGCCCCCCTGTACCTGGATAACGGCGCCAGTACCCAGACCGCCAGCCCAGTGCTGGACGCCATGGACCAGTACTACCGCCAGTACCGGGCCAATGTGCACCGGGGCAGCCACCCCTGGGCGACCCGGGCCACCGACGCCCTGGAAGCCAGCCGCGACGCCGTCGCCGCCCTTATCGGGGCGCCCAGGCGCGAGGCGGTTATCTTCACCAGCGGCACCACGGCGGCCATCAACCTGGTGGCCTGGGGCCTTATCGATCATTTCGGCCCAGGGGATCTGATCTTGGTGTCGGCCATGGAGCACCATGCCAACCTGGTGCCCTGGCAACTGCTGGCCCGGCGCACCGGCGCCCGGATTGAGCCCATCCCCCTGGATGGCAAAGGCGCCCTGGACATGGCCGCCTATGACCGGCTTCTGGCCCAAAAGCCCAAGCTGGTGGCCTGCTGCCATGTGTCCAACACCCTGGGGCTGATCAACCCCGTTGTCCAGATTTGCGCCAAGGCCCGCGCCGCCGGTGCCCTCAGCCTGATTGACGGCGCCCAGGCCGTGGCCCACCTCAAGGTGGACATCCGGGCCCTTGGCTGCGACTTCTACGCCTTTTCCGGCCACAAGATGTTTGGCCCAACCGGGGTGGGGGTGCTGACCGGGCGCCTGGAAAGCCTGGGGGAACTGCTGCCCTTTATGGGGGGCGGGGAGATGATAGACAGGGTCAGCTTCGATACCGTCACCTTCAATGCCCTGCCCCACCGCCTGGAAGCCGGTACCGGCCCGATCAGCGAGATCATCGGCCTGGGGGCGGCGGCCGAGCTGCTAACAGGCCTGGACGCCAGCGCCCATGAGGCGGCCCTGACCCAGCGCCTGCTGGCGGGCCTGGCCAAGCTGCCGGTTCAGGTGCTGGGGAACGGCCCCAGGGTCAGCCTGGTGTCCATCACGGTGCCCGGCGTCCACCACAGCGACTTGGCCCATTATCTTGCCGGCAACAATATCGCGGTGCGGGCCGGCCACCACTGCACCCAGCCCCTGCACGGCCTGCTGGGCATTGCCGGGTCCCTGCGTATCGCCCTGGCCCCCTACAACACCGCCGCCGAGGTGGACGCCTGCCTGGCGGCCCTGGGGGACGGTATCGACCTCTTTTTGGAGTTGCCATGA
- a CDS encoding AraC family transcriptional regulator: MQGVPAQFTSQTDRADFQPLAGYPQVELYRAHISRHSFDPHTHQAFGIGLIDRGAQHFRYRGANHLAGTGALVLMNPDELHTGHAASDQGWHYRMIYLEPALLADLTGTPDWHFKEVLQAHPQRCQQLSALLGALWQPQQPLAVDSLLLTLVDTLRPFAQQRPRAPSPRHRFDAVRDLLHSQYHRPLRLEELAREAGLSPYHFLRQFKAQFHVTPQQMLMAIRLYEAKCLLAKGVPLAQVAPQVGLTDQAHLTRAFASRYGTTPGRYQQQCYRP, encoded by the coding sequence ATGCAAGGGGTACCGGCCCAGTTCACCAGCCAGACCGACAGGGCCGACTTTCAGCCCCTGGCCGGCTATCCCCAGGTGGAGCTGTACCGGGCCCATATCAGCCGCCACAGCTTCGACCCCCATACCCATCAGGCCTTCGGCATCGGCCTGATTGACAGGGGCGCCCAGCATTTTCGCTACCGGGGGGCCAATCACCTGGCCGGCACCGGCGCCCTGGTGCTGATGAACCCTGACGAACTCCATACCGGCCATGCCGCCAGCGACCAGGGCTGGCATTACCGGATGATCTACCTGGAACCGGCCCTGCTGGCCGACCTGACCGGTACCCCGGATTGGCATTTCAAAGAGGTGCTGCAAGCCCATCCCCAGCGCTGCCAGCAGTTGTCGGCACTGCTGGGCGCCCTGTGGCAGCCCCAGCAGCCCCTGGCGGTGGACAGCCTGCTGCTGACCCTGGTGGACACCTTGCGCCCCTTTGCCCAGCAGCGGCCAAGGGCCCCCTCCCCCCGGCACCGCTTCGATGCGGTGCGGGATCTGCTGCACAGCCAATACCACAGGCCGCTGCGCCTGGAAGAGCTAGCCAGGGAAGCCGGCCTCAGCCCCTACCATTTTCTGCGCCAGTTCAAGGCCCAGTTCCATGTCACTCCCCAGCAGATGCTGATGGCCATACGCCTTTATGAGGCCAAGTGCCTGCTGGCCAAAGGGGTGCCCCTGGCCCAGGTGGCTCCCCAGGTGGGATTGACCGACCAGGCCCACCTGACCCGCGCCTTTGCCAGCCGTTACGGCACCACCCCGGGGCGCTACCAGCAGCAGTGCTACCGTCCCTAG
- the tcdA gene encoding tRNA cyclic N6-threonylcarbamoyladenosine(37) synthase TcdA, giving the protein MSDFDTRFGGIIRLYGVSGATILKNSHIFVAGIGGVGTWVAEALARSGVGAITLVDMDDVCTTNTNRQIHALTSTIGRPKTEVMAERIRLINPECQVTAVDDFVTPDNVAELLAPGFDYVIDATDSLGAKAAMIAYCKRNKLRIITIGGAGGQVDPTQVQVADLTKTIQDPLARKLKERLRRNYHFSKTRKFGVDCVFSSEALKYPKPDGSVCAAKQTEGSMRMDCTSGFGASMAVTATFGLVAVARVIEKLTGVKA; this is encoded by the coding sequence ATGAGCGATTTCGACACCCGCTTTGGTGGCATTATCCGTTTGTACGGGGTATCAGGCGCCACCATATTGAAAAATAGCCACATTTTCGTGGCAGGTATAGGTGGCGTTGGCACCTGGGTGGCCGAGGCCCTGGCCCGCTCCGGGGTGGGCGCCATTACTCTGGTGGATATGGACGATGTCTGCACCACCAACACCAACCGCCAGATCCACGCCCTGACCAGCACCATAGGCCGCCCCAAGACCGAGGTGATGGCCGAACGCATCCGCCTTATCAACCCCGAATGCCAGGTGACGGCGGTGGACGATTTCGTCACCCCCGACAACGTGGCCGAGCTGCTGGCACCGGGCTTTGACTATGTCATCGACGCCACCGACTCCTTGGGGGCCAAGGCCGCCATGATCGCCTACTGCAAGCGCAACAAGCTGCGCATCATCACCATAGGGGGCGCCGGCGGCCAAGTGGACCCTACCCAGGTGCAGGTGGCGGACCTGACCAAGACCATTCAGGACCCCTTGGCCCGCAAGCTCAAGGAGCGGCTGCGCCGCAACTACCACTTCTCCAAGACCCGCAAGTTCGGGGTGGACTGCGTGTTCTCCTCGGAAGCCCTCAAATACCCCAAGCCCGACGGCAGCGTCTGCGCCGCCAAGCAAACCGAGGGCTCCATGCGCATGGACTGCACCTCTGGCTTTGGCGCCTCCATGGCGGTGACCGCCACCTTCGGGCTGGTGGCGGTGGCCCGGGTTATCGAAAAGCTGACCGGCGTCAAGGCCTGA
- a CDS encoding SufE family protein, protein MSLFDDFAAERHFEGRTRFLLGLARSLPALADRQPEDQVSGCEAKTWLRVAVVDDKLDLHGDSEARIVKGLMALLFSLYQGQPLALARHIDARAEFERVGLAQFLSPSRANGLYAMLAKIHGELD, encoded by the coding sequence ATGAGCCTTTTTGACGATTTTGCCGCCGAGCGTCACTTCGAAGGCCGCACCCGTTTCCTGCTGGGCCTGGCCCGCAGCCTGCCGGCCCTGGCCGACCGGCAGCCGGAAGACCAGGTGAGCGGCTGCGAAGCCAAGACCTGGCTGAGGGTGGCGGTGGTGGACGACAAGCTGGACCTGCATGGCGACAGCGAGGCGCGCATCGTCAAAGGGCTGATGGCGCTGCTCTTTAGCCTCTACCAAGGCCAGCCCTTGGCCCTGGCCCGCCATATCGACGCCCGGGCCGAGTTCGAACGGGTGGGGCTGGCCCAGTTCCTCAGCCCCAGCCGCGCCAACGGCCTTTACGCCATGCTGGCCAAGATCCACGGCGAGCTGGACTGA
- a CDS encoding acetyl-CoA C-acetyltransferase, with the protein MQDVVIVAATRTAVGSFQGSLSQIPAPELAATLIKDTLAKLELDGAQVDEVLLGQVLTAGSGQNPARQAVIKAGLPHQVPAMTINKVCGSGLKTLHLATQAIRCGDAQVVIAGGMENMSLSPYVLPGARTGLRMGHAQMVDTMIQDGLWDAFNDYHMGITAENLVEKYGLSREEQDAFAAASQQKAVAAIEAGFFKSQITPISIPQRKGDPVLFDTDEQPRAGTTAEALAKLRPAFKKDGSVTAGNASSINDGAAIVVLMSADKAKELGLPVLARIKAYANAGVDPAIMGIGPVSATQRCLDKAGWSIADLDLIEANEAFAAQSLAVGKELGWDADKVNVNGGAIAIGHPIGASGCRVLVTLVHEMIRRDAKKGLATLCIGGGQGVALAVER; encoded by the coding sequence ATGCAGGATGTAGTGATCGTTGCCGCAACACGCACCGCCGTCGGCAGCTTCCAAGGAAGCCTCAGCCAGATCCCGGCCCCCGAATTGGCCGCCACCCTGATCAAGGACACCCTGGCCAAGCTGGAACTGGACGGCGCCCAGGTAGACGAAGTGCTGCTGGGCCAGGTGCTGACCGCAGGCTCCGGGCAAAACCCGGCGCGCCAGGCGGTGATCAAAGCCGGCCTGCCCCACCAGGTGCCGGCCATGACCATCAACAAGGTCTGCGGCAGCGGCCTGAAAACACTGCACCTGGCCACCCAGGCCATTCGCTGTGGTGATGCCCAGGTGGTGATCGCCGGCGGCATGGAAAACATGAGCCTGTCCCCCTATGTGCTGCCCGGCGCCCGTACCGGCCTGCGCATGGGCCATGCCCAGATGGTGGACACCATGATCCAGGACGGCCTGTGGGACGCCTTTAACGACTACCACATGGGCATTACCGCCGAGAACCTGGTGGAAAAATACGGCCTGAGCCGCGAAGAGCAAGACGCCTTCGCCGCCGCGTCCCAGCAAAAGGCGGTGGCCGCCATCGAAGCAGGCTTCTTCAAGAGCCAGATCACCCCCATCAGCATTCCCCAGCGCAAGGGCGACCCTGTGCTGTTCGACACCGACGAGCAGCCCCGCGCCGGCACCACGGCCGAGGCCCTGGCCAAGCTGCGCCCGGCCTTTAAAAAGGACGGCTCTGTCACCGCCGGTAACGCCTCCAGCATCAACGACGGCGCCGCCATAGTGGTGCTGATGAGCGCCGACAAGGCCAAGGAACTGGGACTGCCGGTGCTGGCCCGCATCAAGGCCTACGCCAATGCCGGCGTCGACCCGGCGATCATGGGCATAGGCCCGGTGTCCGCCACCCAGCGCTGCCTGGACAAAGCCGGCTGGTCCATCGCCGACCTGGATCTTATCGAGGCCAACGAAGCCTTTGCCGCCCAATCCTTGGCGGTGGGTAAGGAACTGGGCTGGGATGCCGACAAGGTCAACGTCAACGGTGGCGCCATTGCCATAGGCCACCCCATCGGCGCCTCCGGCTGCCGGGTGCTGGTGACCCTGGTACACGAGATGATCCGCCGCGACGCCAAGAAGGGTCTGGCTACCCTCTGCATCGGCGGCGGCCAAGGGGTAGCCCTGGCGGTGGAGCGCTAA
- a CDS encoding DMT family transporter, which translates to MLVGILFALAAGLLWGLVFVGPLLVPDYPAALQSTGRYLALGLIALPLAWQQRRALGQLSRRDWQLALLLALFGNLFYYCGVAGAVLRVGAPIATMVVGTLPVVIAVAANLLYRDKEGQLGWGSLALAMALMLVGLVLVNISELAREGLALTDSAYLLGLLMACGAVACWAWYALKNARWLKDNPRRSPAAWATAQGLATLPLSLLGFALACLYLGQSQPGFPLPLGPEPGTFVALMLAIALLCSWLGTLCWNAASQRLPTVLMGPMAAFEILTGLAYSYGLRQSWPDWPTLAGVLCMLLAVTLTVLAKGRR; encoded by the coding sequence ATGTTGGTCGGGATACTGTTCGCCCTTGCCGCCGGCCTGTTGTGGGGCCTGGTCTTCGTCGGCCCCCTGCTGGTGCCGGACTACCCTGCTGCCCTGCAATCCACCGGCCGCTACCTGGCCCTTGGCCTTATCGCCCTGCCCCTGGCCTGGCAGCAGCGCCGGGCCCTTGGGCAGCTGAGCCGGCGCGACTGGCAGCTGGCGCTGCTGCTGGCCCTGTTCGGCAACCTCTTTTACTACTGCGGTGTGGCCGGGGCCGTGCTGCGAGTGGGGGCCCCCATCGCCACCATGGTGGTGGGCACCTTGCCGGTGGTGATAGCGGTGGCCGCCAATCTATTGTACCGAGACAAGGAAGGGCAGCTGGGCTGGGGCAGCCTGGCCCTAGCCATGGCCCTGATGCTGGTGGGGCTGGTGCTGGTCAATATCAGTGAGCTGGCAAGGGAAGGCCTGGCCCTGACCGACTCGGCCTACCTGCTGGGATTGCTGATGGCCTGTGGCGCCGTGGCCTGCTGGGCCTGGTACGCCCTGAAAAACGCCCGCTGGCTCAAGGATAATCCCAGGCGCTCACCGGCCGCCTGGGCCACGGCCCAGGGTTTGGCGACCCTGCCCCTATCCTTGCTGGGTTTTGCCCTGGCTTGCCTTTACCTGGGCCAGAGCCAACCCGGCTTTCCCCTGCCCCTTGGCCCCGAGCCCGGCACCTTTGTGGCCCTGATGCTGGCCATAGCCCTGCTCTGTTCCTGGCTGGGAACCCTGTGCTGGAACGCCGCCAGCCAGCGGCTACCGACGGTGCTGATGGGGCCCATGGCCGCCTTCGAGATCCTGACCGGCCTGGCCTACAGCTATGGCCTGCGCCAAAGCTGGCCGGACTGGCCGACCCTGGCCGGGGTGCTGTGCATGCTGCTGGCGGTCACCCTGACGGTGCTGGCCAAGGGCCGGCGCTAG